The nucleotide window ATAGGGCCAGCCCATTTTGGGATGAACAATAGGATTAAACCCGCCTGCCCCATGATGAGTCTGTACCGCCTGTACCAAGGTATCCCAGCCGATGCGAGAGAGAATCAACACCGTCACCAGAAGAAGGCCCAGGCTCATGACGATGAACTGTAAAAAATCGGTGATCAGCACCGAAAGCATGCCGCCGAGAATCGTATACACCGCCACCAGGATCAGCAACAGGGTCATGGTGAATTCCAGATAGCGCACATCCAATCCGGTGACCATCACCAGAAACTCGCCGCCGGTGCGGAGGAAAACTCCCATATTCAGCAAACCACCCAGCACGATGACCACGCCGGCGGCCCAACGCACGCGCGAGCCGAATTTTTTCTGAAACAGCTCCGGCAGGGTGATAACGCCGCTGTCACGCAGGGGCTTGACGCCGAATCCGGTAAAGCCGACAAAGGCCATGGACAGCGCCGCTAAAAGACCCGGCACGGCGCCGGAAAAGCCCATCTCATAGCCGTTTTGCGCTGTGTACATGCAGGTGACGATGCCGAACTCGGTGGCTGCCAGAGAGGAGATGCCGAGAAAAACGTTCATCTCCCGCCCGGCGATGAGAAAATGTTCCACTTTGCCCACATATTTGCGCACCATGATGCCGGCCAGCATGGTGGCAAGTAGATACAATCCTACAAGTGATCCGTCTAGAATGGAAAAATGGCTCAAACAGCGCCTCCTCGTTTTGCTCCATTGCAGTGATTCGCCCATGACCGGTCAGGTCCGATTACCTGAAATCTATGTTTTTTAGCAGAAAAATCCAACTTATTTTCTCAACAGACTCGGCCGTTGATTTTTAAAAATGCTTTAAGTATATTGGCATTCGATTTCTCTGCTTATACAAGGAGTGCAAAAGAGTGAACGACACCATCAGCCGCAGGAATTTCTTTCGCAGCGCAACTACTGCCGCCGCTGCTTTCAGCATCGTACCGCGTCGGGTTCTGGGCGGGCCCGGCTATACTGCGCCTTCCGACGAGTTGACCCGGGCGATCATCGGAGTCGGCGGCATGGGCCTAAGTCATATGCGCTATACCGGCGCCCGCCTGCTCGCCGTGTGCGATGTAGATGAAAATCATCTGCAACGGGCTTTGGCCAGAGCAGATCAAGGGGTCAAAGGGTATCATGACTTTCGTCAAGTGCTGGATCGCCCGGATATCGACGTCGTGCATATCGCCACACCGCCACACTGGCACGCGCTCATGTCCATTGCCGCCGCCCAGGCGGGCAAAGACATCTGGTGCGAAAAGCCCATGACACGCACCATCGGCGAAGGACAGCAGGTCGTCCGCGCGGTGCAGGCCCACGATCGCATCTTTCGCATCAACACCTGGTTTCGCTTCACCGATCGCTTTTACGGCTTTGGCACACCCATCGCACCGGTGAAAAAGCTGGTGACCAGCGGCCTGTTGGGCTGGCCGCTCAAGGTCACCATCAACCAGGCCACCGGCTTTGAATGGAAATTTTACTGGGTCGGCCGCACGGATCTGACTCCCCAGTGGATTCCTCAGGAATTGGATTACGATCTGTGGTTGGGCCCGGCGCCCTACAAACCCTATCATCCCCATCGCGTGCATACCACCTTTCGCGGCTATTGGGATTACGACGGCGGCGGATTGGGCGATATGGGCCAACACTACCTGGACCCTGTGCAATATCTGCTGGACAAGGACGAAACCAGCCCGGTTCTTATCGAGGCGGATGCGCCACAATCGCACCCGGATGCAGTTGGCACCTGGCGGACCATTCGCATGGTCTATGCCGACGGCTGCGAGATCATTTTGGACGGCGAAGGCAAGGACACAGAAGCGGCTTTTCTTCAAGGCCCGAACGGTAAACTGTTTCGCGGCTTTAAATCGGACATTCCTGATCTGGAGAAAAAACTGTCGGCCTTTCCAGATCCTCCCGCGCAGGTCACGGATTTCTATCAAGCGGTGCGCGACCGGCGTAAATTCGCTCTCAATGAAGAGAACGGGCATCGCTCAGCAACTCTGGTGAACCTCAGCAAGATAGCCGTGCGCCTGGGACGTCCTCTTCAGTTCGATCCGGTGCGTCAACGCTTTATCAACGACGATCAGGCCAACGCCTTCATCCATGAACCCATGCGCGCCCCCTGGCACGCTTAATTTGGAAAGGAACTATGCATCTGAAAAAATCATGGCTTCTCCTTGCGCTGGCTCTGGCCGGATGCTCTTCCCGCCACCTGACAAACACTGGCCCCAGGCATTCGATGCAAGAACTGCTCAAGGCCCTGCCGGCCGATAACCGGCTCACCGCCTCGCTGCTGTTTGATGCGATGCTGGATCATGGCGCCAATGGCGTGCAAACCCTGGTCCGACTGCTGGATTCCGCTAATGCAAATGAAAAGACCACCGCGCATTACGCGCTGGACGGCCTTGCCCAATTCTGCGGCGCGTTGCCAAATGCGGACGCACGCAGACAAACCTTCGCTGCCGCATTGGCGAGTTCCCTGGCGTCCGCACGGCCGGCAGTAGACCAGGCTTTCCTCATCAGCCGCTTGAGCTCCTGCCCTTCGGCTGAAGTTATTTCGTCTCTGCGCATGTTCTTGCATGATGATGCACTATGCGAAGCCGCGGCGATGGTACTCCAGTCCACAGCAGATCCAACGGCCGGGGAAGCATTGCGGGAGGCGCTGGCTCAGAACAGCGATAAAAATAAAATAACGTTGATCCAGGCTCTCGGACAAATCAAGTACAGCAAGGCGGCGCCCGATTTGCTCAAAAGCGCTCAAGATAAGAACACCGCAGTGAAGGAGGCAGCGCTGTTCGCCCTGGCGGAGATGGGCTCGAACGAGGCGGAAGCTGTGCTGCATCATAATGCACTTCTCAACGATAAATTCGCCATCGCCTGGCTCACCTTTGCCGAGGCCTGCACAGAGGCCCAGCGCGCCATCAAAATCGCCGAAACGATCCTACACAACCGTGAAAAAAACTGGTCCGATCACCTGCGCACAGCCGCGATGGCCCTTTTGGTTAAAAAAACAGGCGTCGCTGCCCTCGCTGACCTGAGGGAGGCGGCAGCGAAAGAACCGGCCTCACTCCGCGCCGCAGCCTTGCGCCTGGCTGAACCCCTGGCATCAGACGAAGCGACACAAGCGTGGTTAGGCATGCTGCCTGGATTGACGCCGGAAGCGCAGGCGGATGTCCTCGCTCTGCTGGGCAGACAAAAAGCGACCAACGCAACCACGGCTATGCGCCGGTATTTGTCCTCCGCAGAGGCAAGCGTGCGCGCCTCTGCGCTGCAGGCTCTGACCAGCACGCTGGGCGAGGCCAGCGTTAAGGATCTGCTCGGCCTGCTCAAAACCGATCCCGACGAAATCATGCAGCAGCAAATCAGGCAGAGTCTGCTCACTCTGCCGCATGAAGCGTTGAACCAGGAATGGGATCGTTTTTACCCAACCCTCGACGCTCCAGGTAAAAATCTTCTGCTTGATATTGCAGTGGCTCGTCGGGACACGCTTCGACTTGCCGCCTTGATTGAGGCCATGCGATCCGCAGATCCGGCTCTGCGGCAGACGGGTCTGACTGGCCTGAGGATCTTGGCAAAAGCAGATGCTGTGCCCGCCTGCCTCGCCCAACTGGCAAAAACCTTTGCATCGCTGGAAGTAAAAGCAGTCCAGGATTGCATCATCGATATCATCAAACGGGAGAAAAACCAAAAACCCTGCTTACAGAAACTGGAGGATTATTTCCAGACCGCAAACAAAGAAGAGAAAATAAAACTGCTGCGCGTCTGGCGCGGCATCGGCAGCGATGCAGCGCTCAAACCGGTCATCGCCGGCAGCCAAGATCAGGCACTGAAGGATGAAGCGCTGCGCACCCTGTGCGACTGGCCGTCCTTAAACGGTCTGGAGCCGCTCCTGCAGCTGGCTGAAAGCAAAGAGCAACAGGCCTACCGAATCCTGGCTGTTCGGGCGGCCCTGCGAATCCTTCGTGAAAACCCCATGGGCGATCTGCGTCAGTTGGACTATTTACAACGGCTGATGAAGAGCTGCGAACGCACTGAAGAGAAAACCATGGTTCTCAGTCAGGTGGGACAGATTAAATCCATTTCAGCGCTCAAATACGCCGCCGGCTTCTGCGCGGATGAAGACATCGGTTACGAAGCGGCGGTAGCCACAGTGCAGACGACCGTCCCACTGAAGGGTACTGCTGCGGCCCTCTCTCCGGAACAGGCTGTCGCAGGCGTGGTGCAGGCGCAGGCCACAAAGCCGTTGCAACAAAAAATCGTTGAGACGCCTTTGTTCGCTTCCACAGAAAATCAACCTCCGGAAGGCTTTACCGCTCTGTTCAACGGCAAGGATCTTTGTGGATGGAAGGGGTTGGTGGAAGACCCAATCAAACGCAGAAACATGAGTCCCGAGGAGCTCAACCGGGCGCAGATCAAAGCCGATGAGGAGATGCGCCGACACTGGCGGGTGATCGACGGTGTGCTCTATTTCGACGGCAAAGGCCACAGCCTGTGCACCAGCCGTGATTATACTGATTTCGAAATGTATGTGGATTGGAAGATCGAAAAATGGGGCGACAGCGGCATCTATCTGCGCGGCGCGCCGCAGGTGCAGATATGGGATACCGCGCAGTGGCCGGAGGGCTCCGGCGGCCTGTACAACAATCAAAAAAATCCCAGCAAGCCACTGGTCCAGGCGGATAAGCCGGTGGGAGAATGGAACACGTTCCACATCATCATGCACGACGAGCGAGTAACCGTCTATCTGAACGAGGTGCTGGTGGTAGATAATGTGATTATGGAAAATTACTGGGAGCGGAACAAACCCATATACCGCAGCGGCCAGATCGAGTTGCAGGCGCATAACACGCCGCTCTATTTCCGCAATATTTTTATCAAGGAACTGCCCATATTGGAACCGATGTTCAACGGACCGCTCTTCAACGGCAAAGATCTGCAAGGATGGCAGGTGATAAATGGTCAGCCTGAAAGCTGGCAAGTCGCGGACGGCGTTTTGTACACCACCGGCCAGGGAAGTGGTTGGCTGTCCACGACCCGGGAATTTGCTGATTTCAAACTATCCCTCGAGTTCCGCGTGCCCGCAGACGGCAACAGCGGCGTTTTTCTGCGCAGCCCGCATCACGGCGATCCGGCCTACACCGGCATGGAGATACAGGTGCTGGATGATTACGCCGAACAATATGCACGTTTGAAGCCCTGGCAATATACCGGCAGCGTCTACGGCATTCAAGCGCCGTCACAGCGCTTCAGCAAACGCGCCGGTGAATGGCAAAAGATGGTCATCACCTGCCGGGGGCCACGGATCTGCGTGGAACTGAACGGACAAAAAGCTATAGATACTGATTTAGTCGACCATATGCAGCAGAGCAAGGAGCATCCGGGCATTCAGCGGCGGGCAGGTTACATCGGTTTGCAAAACCACAGCTCAAAATTGGAATACCGGAATATCTGGTTGGAGGAACTGCGGTAAGCTGATGGAGGGCGCTGAGGGGGTTCTGATCCTTATCTGCTCAGCACCATCTTTCGCGTCTGTTGTGTTTTGGCGGTACGCAACTGGTATAGATATACGCCGGTGGCGACAGGCCGGCCGCTCTCATCCCGGCCATCCCAGGAGATTGATTGCGCGCCCGGCAAAAGGTCTGTAAAAGTTCGCACCGTTCGCCCATTCAGATCATATATTTTTAGAACCATTGGTCTGTTCGATCCCTGCGCATGGTAATGAATCACGGTCTCTGCGTTAAAGGGATTGGGGTAGTTCTGTTGCAGAGAAAAATGCTCCGGTAGCTGAGCGGCAACAGGGCGGTTCGCACCGGCGGTGATTTTTTTACCGATCTGCAGGTCGTCAAAATAAAGGGTCCCGCTTGCTTTGCCGCCCGGGGTATAGGTGAGCTGGATGCTGTCAAAGGCCAGCTCGCCGTCCAATCGGCCGTCTCCAAGCCATTGACCGGCAGGTGTGTTGGCGATATCCCACTGCACCAGCTTCCATCCCAGCCAATCGATCACAAACCAAGGGCTCACCTCATGGTTCGCCGCCGCGGCCTCTGGAACACGGTCATCCACACAAAAACGAATTTGTGTTTTACTCCCATCCCCGAACACCCACATCTGCAGGACAAAAGAAGAATCAAAAAGCAATTCTTTGGCCGGTCCACCCTCCAAGTATTCGCGTATGAACCAGGCCGATCTGTTGGTATCCCAGGCGTAATTCAAGCGCAGAGATCTCGAGCTTCCGCTCTTCAGGTTGACGTGAAGGCTATCTACCTGCAGGCTGGTTTTTTCGCTTACAATGCCCGTGGTGTGTCCGCTGCCTTGCGGCGCCCACCACCCGCCTGCCCCCTGTTCATAATCATCCAGTGTCATGGGCGTGAACAACGTCGAGCTGGTCTTGAAATAAAAGGTCGTCTGCTGAGTGCTCGTGTTGCCGAGGAGGTCCGAGAATCCCGGAAGCAATTGTACTTTGTAAGTTGTGTTCTGAAGCAAATTTTCTACTGGGAAAAAAGAAAGCACCGACCGGTTGTCCACTATATAGTTCCGCACTTTGCCTGAGACCGGCGTAGGCTGGCCGGACGCTGTGAGTAGGATCCGGTTTGCATGGACAGACGCGCTGTCGATGGCCTCGTTGTAGTGAAAATTGAGCACTGCGTCAGGCGCCACATTCTGTGTGTTGGGTTTCGGAGTCGCGCCTACGATGCGCGGAGGGGTGAGATCAGCCGGCCCGGTGGTAAATTGCATGACAAAAGCATCCCCGGCCGTGCGGTTCTGATCTCCGTCCAACTGATGGCCATACCGGTCCAGCGCCTCCGGCGATATCGTGAGCGTGTATTCGGTTTCGAACTGCAGCGTATCCGGCTTGAAGGCCAGAGAACGATGGTCGTTGAACCAGGTGAACGTGCCATGGGCCGCGGGCGACAAAGAAAAGGCCTTCTCCACGCAAGCCGGATCCATGGGCCTGCTGAACAGCAGCGTGATCGCCTCCCAGGCGGGAAACCGGTCCTCGCCGGCCGCGGGTGTGGAGGCTTGAACAAACGGAGGCCGTTTGGAGATCAGCGTG belongs to bacterium and includes:
- a CDS encoding sodium:solute symporter family protein gives rise to the protein MGESLQWSKTRRRCLSHFSILDGSLVGLYLLATMLAGIMVRKYVGKVEHFLIAGREMNVFLGISSLAATEFGIVTCMYTAQNGYEMGFSGAVPGLLAALSMAFVGFTGFGVKPLRDSGVITLPELFQKKFGSRVRWAAGVVIVLGGLLNMGVFLRTGGEFLVMVTGLDVRYLEFTMTLLLILVAVYTILGGMLSVLITDFLQFIVMSLGLLLVTVLILSRIGWDTLVQAVQTHHGAGGFNPIVHPKMGWPY
- a CDS encoding T9SS type A sorting domain-containing protein, with amino-acid sequence MIGTNNGMRRTVLLFLLLAACVDAQVRGLKGWNIVLDPGHSQKENMGIYNYSEAEKNVRVALALRDILLQTTDIDTVYLTRTDDRQIVGLTQRSDYANSLGAAWFHSIHSNAPGANGSAETNNTLLLWGQYRSGQEKVPNGGKKMSSHMVDLLTRGMRIPTAGSFGDCSFYGCTSSGPYLSVNRNTAMPSELSEAGYHTNHVQNTRNMNAEWKRMEAMTFYWSILDFHKITRPPVQILAGFVTDQENGDLVNGARITVAGRTYVTDSYGSLFHHYSSAPELLRNGFYYFENLPSSPLTVQIEAEDFYGDTLEVALIDTFITFKDITLISKRPPFVQASTPAAGEDRFPAWEAITLLFSRPMDPACVEKAFSLSPAAHGTFTWFNDHRSLAFKPDTLQFETEYTLTISPEALDRYGHQLDGDQNRTAGDAFVMQFTTGPADLTPPRIVGATPKPNTQNVAPDAVLNFHYNEAIDSASVHANRILLTASGQPTPVSGKVRNYIVDNRSVLSFFPVENLLQNTTYKVQLLPGFSDLLGNTSTQQTTFYFKTSSTLFTPMTLDDYEQGAGGWWAPQGSGHTTGIVSEKTSLQVDSLHVNLKSGSSRSLRLNYAWDTNRSAWFIREYLEGGPAKELLFDSSFVLQMWVFGDGSKTQIRFCVDDRVPEAAAANHEVSPWFVIDWLGWKLVQWDIANTPAGQWLGDGRLDGELAFDSIQLTYTPGGKASGTLYFDDLQIGKKITAGANRPVAAQLPEHFSLQQNYPNPFNAETVIHYHAQGSNRPMVLKIYDLNGRTVRTFTDLLPGAQSISWDGRDESGRPVATGVYLYQLRTAKTQQTRKMVLSR
- a CDS encoding DUF1080 domain-containing protein, producing the protein MQELLKALPADNRLTASLLFDAMLDHGANGVQTLVRLLDSANANEKTTAHYALDGLAQFCGALPNADARRQTFAAALASSLASARPAVDQAFLISRLSSCPSAEVISSLRMFLHDDALCEAAAMVLQSTADPTAGEALREALAQNSDKNKITLIQALGQIKYSKAAPDLLKSAQDKNTAVKEAALFALAEMGSNEAEAVLHHNALLNDKFAIAWLTFAEACTEAQRAIKIAETILHNREKNWSDHLRTAAMALLVKKTGVAALADLREAAAKEPASLRAAALRLAEPLASDEATQAWLGMLPGLTPEAQADVLALLGRQKATNATTAMRRYLSSAEASVRASALQALTSTLGEASVKDLLGLLKTDPDEIMQQQIRQSLLTLPHEALNQEWDRFYPTLDAPGKNLLLDIAVARRDTLRLAALIEAMRSADPALRQTGLTGLRILAKADAVPACLAQLAKTFASLEVKAVQDCIIDIIKREKNQKPCLQKLEDYFQTANKEEKIKLLRVWRGIGSDAALKPVIAGSQDQALKDEALRTLCDWPSLNGLEPLLQLAESKEQQAYRILAVRAALRILRENPMGDLRQLDYLQRLMKSCERTEEKTMVLSQVGQIKSISALKYAAGFCADEDIGYEAAVATVQTTVPLKGTAAALSPEQAVAGVVQAQATKPLQQKIVETPLFASTENQPPEGFTALFNGKDLCGWKGLVEDPIKRRNMSPEELNRAQIKADEEMRRHWRVIDGVLYFDGKGHSLCTSRDYTDFEMYVDWKIEKWGDSGIYLRGAPQVQIWDTAQWPEGSGGLYNNQKNPSKPLVQADKPVGEWNTFHIIMHDERVTVYLNEVLVVDNVIMENYWERNKPIYRSGQIELQAHNTPLYFRNIFIKELPILEPMFNGPLFNGKDLQGWQVINGQPESWQVADGVLYTTGQGSGWLSTTREFADFKLSLEFRVPADGNSGVFLRSPHHGDPAYTGMEIQVLDDYAEQYARLKPWQYTGSVYGIQAPSQRFSKRAGEWQKMVITCRGPRICVELNGQKAIDTDLVDHMQQSKEHPGIQRRAGYIGLQNHSSKLEYRNIWLEELR
- a CDS encoding Gfo/Idh/MocA family oxidoreductase, producing MSRRNFFRSATTAAAAFSIVPRRVLGGPGYTAPSDELTRAIIGVGGMGLSHMRYTGARLLAVCDVDENHLQRALARADQGVKGYHDFRQVLDRPDIDVVHIATPPHWHALMSIAAAQAGKDIWCEKPMTRTIGEGQQVVRAVQAHDRIFRINTWFRFTDRFYGFGTPIAPVKKLVTSGLLGWPLKVTINQATGFEWKFYWVGRTDLTPQWIPQELDYDLWLGPAPYKPYHPHRVHTTFRGYWDYDGGGLGDMGQHYLDPVQYLLDKDETSPVLIEADAPQSHPDAVGTWRTIRMVYADGCEIILDGEGKDTEAAFLQGPNGKLFRGFKSDIPDLEKKLSAFPDPPAQVTDFYQAVRDRRKFALNEENGHRSATLVNLSKIAVRLGRPLQFDPVRQRFINDDQANAFIHEPMRAPWHA